The window ACGCCACGAACGTTTGGCGTATGAGGAGTTCTAAGCTAGAGCTAGTACCCAGCTCTTAAGATCGGGGATGGCACCGGGCATCCAATGAACCGCTGCACCACAAAAAAGATATCGGCAAgaaaacaacaaagaaacaagGCAATAGTAAATAAAACAGTAAAGTACACTCACGATTCATATTCCATTCTTCGGGGAACGACATCATTTTGGCTGGGATCAAGTctgaagtcttcactcgaacaaacctgcccatccaacttcgatccttgtcctcatctatactcgagaacaATACCTTGGTAGCCCGGCGTTGTAGTTTTATTAATCCGCCTCGAAAGAGGTGGGGACTATACAGTctaataagatgatcgagggtgaaaggcatcccctcgatcaTGTTTGGAAAGAAACGGATcagaataacgatccgccaaaaggaaggatgaatttggcctagAGTTATTTGGTATTGCTGACAAAAGTCGATGATAACAGGGTCAAAAGTTCCTAACGTAAACGGGTTGGTATACACGCTTAAGAACACTTCCACATGGGTGGTAATATCTTCGTCGGAAGTCGGAATCACCACTTCCTTATTTTCCCAATTGCAATATGCCTTCAACTGTTCGAGTTGCTTTTTGGTTATCGAGCATAAATATCTCGATACCTGTTCGCATCGACCGGGAACCAACGTGCCTTTGTCGAGCTTGAAATCGGAGGTGAGAAGGCATGTTTTGGGAACACACTCCTCTGGTCGTGGCTCCACCGCGTTTTATCGGCGGCGGGCTGCGAAGAAGAGGCCTCTCCTTTTTTAGGAATGGTCTTTGATGTTTTCACCATTTTCCTTGAATTTAGAAGAAAGGAATAAAGAGGGTATGGTGTTTCAGAGAAAGAGTTTGTAGTGAAAAACACAGAAGGACAAATTTCACGCAAACGGATTCAGAAAGTACGGGGAGATgcttagaaaatatttttgatcaGAGAATGTAAAGGTGATTAGTGGTAGAAGAAAGGGATATTTATAGGTTAAGCGGTGGCGGTTTAATAATCGGTAATGGCCGACCATCGTCAGACACGCATTAAATGCCTCGGTAAACGGAACCGACGGGACGGCTATCATGTGCATCATGATCGAACTCCGTGCAAACGTCAGTGTATATCTAATTGTACCATTGAAAAGTCATATCGTTTCTCGttacatccttcccgagaaacgaggggactatctgtatacggtcaaaaccaaGTAGTCAATTATACGGACTGGTCGAGATGGTAATACTTTGATCGAAGGGTATCTGCGTAATGTCAGGGCGAGGTCCGAAGTAAGGACGTCGTGCTTCGAGCTCTAAGTCCGGTCAATGATCGgttcggtatcattatcgagcccataACCAAATCAAACTACGAGGCAACGCAAAGGTTGTCGAAGATGCATAGACCGGCCAACATTCATCCCAAATATCAAGACTCTGAATCGAGATCAAGCTCGAGTCAAGGTCGACAGCTCGATCCAATATCAAGTTTGAGTCAGTATCGGGCCCGAGTCAAGGCCGATGGCTCGATCCAATATCGAGTTCGagtcagtatcgagctcacagacaagggccgttgcaaccgcactaagggagaaAATCCTATCAGGAATTAGGGGAAAAGATAATTTATCATGgattctccactatatatttttttattatagataaagtaggatccctctactataaataGGGGGATCCTTCTAAGCATAAGGGACATTCACACAATATAACAAAAATAACTCTTGAGAGATTAAGATCTTGGAGCTCATTAACTTTGCATTGTACATCAACCTGTTCACTACTacaaattcggcaaaaaccgaccaaggtcgaccgaccaactttggtcggtcaaaaaactgaccaaaaaaccgaccaaagttggtcggtttttcaaaatatttttttttaattttttttttacgaaaccgaccaactttggtcggttttctttggcgcaaaaatgcgggaaactatttttgagtcccgcaaaatttatgtttcaagaaaccgaccaactttggtcggtttttcaattaaaataaataaaaattaatattaaaaaaaccaaccaaaattgatcggttaattcggcgggtcatttaaaaaaaccgaccaactttggtcggtaattttactttttaataaaaccgaccaactttggtcggttattttcgtgcgaaaatacaattaaagagtataaatcaaataaaagacattcttaaaacaaaatgtaccaatggtctagtggtagaatagtatcctgccacagtacagaccccggttcgattcccagatgatgaatctttttattacatatttaaaataccgaccaactttggtcggtttttttttttttgcaatattttttttttaaatttaattgaccgaccaagaCATTAGGCAATGAACAATGTTCATAAGCTAATGATTCAAGCAATATACCACTCTTGATTGTATGGGAATTGTGGAAGGCTAGATGCTCATGTAAATATGGAGACCAACGGAAACTTGTGTACAGTAAGATGGCTTATCAAATCCACTGGAGTTTCAATTTAGCTATGGGTTTGGCTTTTCCAAATGCAATTAAGTAACACCTTAGATCCAACTCTGTGAGACTATGGATAATTTAAGACCTATTTCATATTGGCAGCAAGTCTTTTAGGTTAAACCTCCTGAGGGACTGATTAAAGTGAATACTGATAGAAGCTTTATAAAGGAGCAGAGCAAGCAGGGATTGGGGGCATAGTCAAGAATGAAGAAGGAGACTTCGTCACGGCCTTCTCACTTCCAGTTACCTGTAAAAGTATAGTGGATTGGACTGTTTTGTCGCATAACCAGTCCCTGTATTTTGGCAAGGTTGAGTTTCTCAGCTTTCATTTGTAATAGAGGTCAGGCCTAGCCCCCTTCTTTGTTATCCTTTTTTATGGTATAAAAGCACACCCAAACTCTAATGGGTGAGAttaagttttcaaaaaaaaaaaaaaaaaacttgcaaGATGAATGAGGTAATAAGAATACAATTGTCACTGTATTAAACAGAAAGATAGTAGCAAAAATAAGGGCAATAACTTCGTTGTTCGTTTTTGAACAGCAATGTAATAACATAAAGATGAAGATAAAATTAACTTAGGAGTTGTGTGAAGTATCAAAATATCAAacaagaataacaaacaaataacaacaacaaaggTATAAATAACATTATTGTTCAGTTTGTGCAATATCAAACTATGATTATAAAAACTAGCTTGACTTCTTAGAAGCATTCTCTCTTGCCATTTGTTCAAAAAGGCTTCCATCATAAACAGCTCGTACTGCTTCTTTCGTCAATTCACCGTTCTTGTCTTTCGCCAAATCATATAGGATCCTCCAATCTGTTGAAGCATTAAGCCTACACCAAAAAAAGAAATGATATGATTACCAACATGTATCACtataaagaaaacatttttaactaaaaacaaaaaaaatatataaacagCACCATCCAAAGTAGTCCTTAGGTTCTCTATTTTTCTTGAGCAATTCGTTCACTTCGTTAGATGTTAACGAATTTGCATTTTTATGTGCATACTTCTTGAAAATCTCCTCAAACTTCTCTGGCACAAATCTTCAAAAACATTCAAAAATATAATCAAATATCAACTGTATTATACAAAGCTTACAACAAATGTGATCCATATATAACGATTAAAATATTACTATAGCTATGatgccaaaaattcatttttgtgTAAAAATCATTAGCTATAATCTAAATACGCGAGTCACATATTTTTAGTGACGATACACAAATTATTTCAGCTTTACCTTCCTTCAGCATCATAAGCATCAGAATCACTGCCAGGCTTTCCATATTTTATGTTTTTAATCACAATGGGAAACAGTACAGACGGCCATTTTCCCTATGAtcaaaacaaataaattaaatgaGGACTTGGCTGGTAAATTTCGGGCCATAGAAGTGAATCTTAGGTTTTTGATTCTAGTCCTGAGTATTAAGTAGTCTTTGTTAGGGAATATTTTACTCTTATATATATGAGACTTTCTTATGCAAATTCAAATTTAGTAAGACCTCATGCAATGGGAATACCACCGGGTaggaaatctaaaaaaaaaaaacaaagaaaag is drawn from Nicotiana tabacum cultivar K326 chromosome 9, ASM71507v2, whole genome shotgun sequence and contains these coding sequences:
- the LOC107771974 gene encoding putative peroxygenase 4; the protein is MQSPSDLHWKSVKRVLSWSSKKKKSVTRSSTEAEYRAVANALAELLWGKWPSVLFPIVIKNIKYGKPGSDSDAYDAEGRFVPEKFEEIFKKYAHKNANSLTSNEVNELLKKNREPKDYFGWLNASTDWRILYDLAKDKNGELTKEAVRAVYDGSLFEQMARENASKKSS